The following are from one region of the Pseudodesulfovibrio piezophilus C1TLV30 genome:
- a CDS encoding aldehyde ferredoxin oxidoreductase family protein gives MRSSLSGWTGKVLHLDLNTWQSVIQYPAQTLYERCLGGRGLAGYFMRSACTCEPDHPDLPILIFTGPLSGTMTPTSGRGTIMSRSPLTGGVFDCSVGGNLATRLKQAGWDGLVITGKSDIPCGIEIRDDTVLIRDTEFWGESCDHVCSHLQHDTSTSVAVIGPAAENGARIASVLVDRFHSAGRGGLGAIWAAKNLKYLSVTGTGTVSVHDTQALQTACDNIIRLTAASPFLLGKHGIANHGTAALYDLIDARCMMPTDNFRATRSPHAQDLNAAAYHRLYAPQAHGCAGCHIRCKRVAKDGRAIPDFEAMSHFTALLGNEDIETCMQANELCRTLGLDPLSAGSTLACFREISQENFTPRTLLTALHDMAHGGPLGLGSLDFAESCGKATISMTVKGLELPAYDPRGAYGIALAYAINTRGGCHQRAYPVSHEILRKPVATDRFSFSGKARMIKIAEDQNAVIDSLGVCRFTFVAAGLEEYAAAYTAVTGVPMTGSGFGEIGERVLYNERIMHTLNGFDVCDDDLPPRFFTTPGASGSGIPLPPLDRQDFLEARRKYYFIRGLDDHGKPTQMKARTLGLELKQ, from the coding sequence ATGAGAAGCTCCCTTAGCGGATGGACCGGCAAGGTTCTCCATCTCGACCTGAACACATGGCAATCAGTCATTCAGTACCCAGCCCAAACGCTCTACGAGCGATGCCTTGGAGGCAGGGGACTGGCCGGATATTTCATGCGATCGGCCTGCACATGTGAGCCGGATCACCCCGACCTTCCCATCCTCATTTTTACCGGCCCACTGTCCGGCACCATGACGCCTACCTCCGGTCGTGGGACAATAATGTCCCGCTCCCCTCTCACCGGTGGAGTTTTTGACTGTTCCGTGGGCGGGAATCTGGCTACTCGGCTCAAGCAGGCGGGGTGGGATGGTCTTGTGATCACCGGAAAAAGCGACATCCCCTGCGGCATAGAAATCCGGGATGATACCGTCCTCATCAGAGACACGGAGTTCTGGGGCGAATCATGCGATCATGTTTGTTCTCATCTGCAACATGACACATCGACATCAGTGGCGGTCATCGGACCCGCCGCTGAGAATGGGGCGAGAATAGCCTCCGTTCTCGTCGACCGTTTCCATTCCGCGGGACGGGGTGGACTCGGGGCTATCTGGGCTGCCAAGAATCTTAAATACCTCTCCGTTACGGGAACCGGAACAGTTTCGGTCCATGACACACAGGCGTTGCAAACTGCGTGTGACAATATTATTCGACTCACTGCCGCATCTCCATTCCTCCTGGGAAAACATGGTATCGCCAATCATGGAACAGCAGCTCTTTATGACCTCATTGATGCCCGATGCATGATGCCCACGGACAATTTCAGAGCGACCAGATCCCCCCACGCACAGGACCTCAACGCAGCTGCGTACCACCGCTTGTATGCACCACAAGCACACGGCTGTGCAGGGTGCCACATCCGTTGTAAAAGAGTCGCGAAAGACGGTAGAGCCATCCCTGATTTCGAGGCCATGTCCCATTTCACCGCTCTTCTTGGCAACGAGGACATCGAGACGTGTATGCAGGCCAACGAACTCTGTCGCACTCTGGGGCTGGACCCTCTTTCAGCCGGGAGCACACTTGCCTGCTTCCGGGAAATCTCACAGGAAAATTTCACACCACGTACCTTGCTTACAGCGCTTCACGATATGGCGCATGGAGGACCACTTGGCCTCGGCTCATTGGATTTTGCCGAATCCTGTGGCAAGGCAACGATATCCATGACGGTCAAAGGACTTGAACTGCCAGCTTACGATCCTCGTGGAGCCTACGGCATTGCCTTGGCCTATGCTATCAACACACGCGGAGGTTGCCACCAACGGGCATATCCCGTCAGCCATGAAATCCTCCGCAAACCAGTGGCAACAGATCGATTTTCCTTCAGTGGCAAAGCCCGAATGATCAAGATAGCCGAAGATCAGAATGCTGTTATCGACTCTCTCGGGGTCTGCCGATTCACCTTTGTGGCAGCAGGGCTTGAGGAATATGCCGCAGCATATACGGCAGTGACCGGGGTACCGATGACAGGAAGCGGGTTTGGCGAAATCGGAGAGCGTGTTCTTTACAATGAACGTATCATGCATACCCTGAACGGTTTCGATGTTTGCGACGATGATCTGCCGCCCCGTTTTTTTACCACGCCGGGAGCATCCGGCAGCGGCATTCCCCTCCCCCCTCTTGATAGGCAGGATTTTCTGGAAGCCCGCAGAAAATACTACTTCATTCGCGGTCTGGATGATCATGGCAAGCCGACGCAAATGAAGGCCCGCACCCTTGGGCTGGAATTGAAGCAATGA
- a CDS encoding class II aldolase/adducin family protein, producing the protein MKSLCDKFARKLVTQRLSLPGSPIIGGLDAELEWNRQAPVCDELTKLFALMPINSLVFAKPAEPYALIIDFLATRHQETIFPEDTETRTFLHDIPICRDFSARALATALSKRKAVIIPGHGLISSGTVSPEQGFVFYSSTLFACFVLFFSEYLKAARQGTLDESFRDSFKTVVNLLRPPRTLAPDLFVERPNTEKNIFAAMTEAGRAVVDYGLVDSFFGNLSYRLGQTVYISQTGSSLDELEGCIDPCPMDGSTTHGLTASSELSAHEDIYRLSKTRCILHGHPPFSVIMSMDCDRLTCANKGQCHVLCTECRTMDGIPIVPGEVGTGPTGLCNTLPPAVLASGAAIVHGHGIFTTGAHDFNEAFATLLDIENRARARYFETLEKWDAIP; encoded by the coding sequence ATGAAATCCCTCTGTGACAAATTCGCTCGTAAATTGGTAACACAAAGGCTCAGTCTCCCCGGCAGCCCAATCATCGGCGGACTAGATGCCGAGCTGGAATGGAACCGTCAAGCACCAGTCTGCGACGAACTGACAAAACTTTTTGCGCTCATGCCCATCAACTCACTGGTTTTCGCCAAACCGGCCGAACCGTATGCTCTCATCATCGATTTTCTGGCAACCAGGCATCAGGAAACCATTTTCCCGGAAGATACCGAAACCCGTACATTCCTACACGACATCCCGATTTGTCGCGACTTCTCGGCCAGAGCGCTTGCCACTGCCCTGAGCAAACGCAAGGCTGTCATCATCCCGGGACATGGACTTATTTCCAGCGGTACGGTCAGCCCGGAACAAGGCTTTGTCTTTTATTCATCAACTCTTTTCGCCTGCTTTGTCCTTTTTTTCTCCGAATACCTGAAAGCGGCCAGGCAAGGGACTCTCGATGAGTCCTTCCGGGATTCTTTCAAAACAGTCGTCAACCTCCTACGCCCACCAAGAACTCTCGCACCAGACCTTTTCGTGGAAAGACCAAATACCGAAAAAAACATTTTTGCCGCCATGACGGAAGCAGGACGAGCAGTGGTTGACTACGGGTTGGTTGACTCCTTTTTCGGCAATCTTTCATACAGGCTGGGGCAGACAGTCTACATAAGCCAGACAGGAAGCTCCCTCGATGAACTCGAAGGATGCATTGACCCATGCCCTATGGACGGGAGTACAACCCATGGATTGACCGCTTCTTCCGAACTCTCGGCACACGAAGACATCTACCGACTTTCCAAAACGCGCTGTATTCTTCATGGACATCCGCCATTTTCAGTCATCATGTCCATGGACTGTGATCGCCTGACATGTGCAAACAAGGGACAGTGTCACGTACTCTGCACGGAATGCCGAACAATGGATGGCATTCCCATTGTCCCCGGCGAGGTCGGTACAGGCCCGACAGGACTCTGTAACACTCTTCCCCCTGCCGTACTCGCTTCCGGGGCCGCCATTGTCCACGGACACGGAATCTTTACGACGGGAGCACACGATTTTAATGAAGCTTTTGCGACCCTTCTGGACATTGAGAACAGGGCGAGAGCACGCTATTTCGAGACCCTCGAAAAGTGGGATGCCATCCCCTGA
- a CDS encoding aminopeptidase, translating to MFTKEELKKYAETLWWGLSTARTNPYQPGDFILLRFDTDALPLAEVMLDLLIEKGMNPVPRQNMTSQMELSFYGKSNDAQLTSIPAGDKEFMGGLNGLISLISPASLTHLQSVDPKRIGTAAVARKFMRDIMEKREQTGDFGWTLCIYPTKALAESAGLSMEEFKRQVVKACFLDDENPPARWEQIFAEAEKVKAWLNALDIEHLNIKSKQTDLIVVPGEQRRWLGVSGHNIPSFEIFLSPDWRGTEGIYYADQPSFRSGNYVEGVRLTFENGIAVKTEAKAGDEFVAKQLTLDTGANRLGEFSLTDRRFSKISAFMANTLFDENYGGEHGNCHVAVGASYADTYAGDQSTLDETKKKELGFNDSALHWDLVNTEPKTVTATLKGGKELIIYKDGEFQYE from the coding sequence ATGTTCACAAAAGAAGAATTGAAAAAATATGCCGAGACCCTGTGGTGGGGACTGTCCACCGCCCGAACCAACCCTTATCAGCCAGGTGATTTCATCCTGCTTCGTTTCGATACGGATGCCCTGCCCCTGGCCGAGGTCATGTTAGATCTGCTCATCGAAAAAGGAATGAATCCTGTTCCAAGACAAAACATGACCTCTCAGATGGAGCTTTCTTTTTACGGCAAAAGCAACGATGCCCAATTGACGAGCATCCCCGCCGGAGACAAGGAATTCATGGGTGGCCTGAATGGACTCATCTCCCTTATCTCGCCCGCATCGCTGACTCATCTCCAGAGTGTTGATCCCAAACGCATAGGCACTGCGGCCGTAGCCAGAAAATTTATGCGCGACATCATGGAAAAGCGTGAACAGACCGGCGATTTCGGATGGACCTTGTGCATTTACCCCACCAAGGCACTGGCCGAATCTGCCGGATTGTCCATGGAAGAATTCAAGCGGCAAGTGGTCAAGGCGTGTTTTCTTGATGACGAAAACCCACCCGCCCGGTGGGAGCAGATATTTGCCGAGGCTGAGAAAGTCAAAGCGTGGCTCAACGCACTCGACATTGAGCATCTCAACATCAAGAGCAAGCAGACAGACCTGATCGTCGTGCCTGGTGAGCAACGCCGATGGTTGGGTGTTTCAGGTCACAATATCCCGTCCTTCGAAATATTCCTTTCCCCGGACTGGCGCGGCACCGAAGGAATCTATTACGCGGATCAACCATCATTTCGTTCCGGAAACTATGTCGAAGGCGTCAGGTTGACCTTTGAAAACGGTATTGCCGTCAAGACAGAAGCCAAGGCAGGCGATGAGTTTGTCGCCAAACAACTGACTCTGGATACAGGCGCCAATCGCCTGGGAGAATTCTCCCTGACCGATCGCCGCTTCTCCAAGATCAGCGCATTCATGGCCAACACTCTCTTTGATGAAAACTACGGCGGCGAACATGGCAACTGCCACGTTGCGGTTGGTGCATCGTATGCGGACACATACGCCGGTGATCAATCCACGCTGGATGAAACGAAGAAAAAAGAACTCGGTTTTAATGACTCTGCACTGCATTGGGACCTGGTCAACACCGAACCCAAAACCGTCACTGCCACGCTGAAGGGTGGGAAAGAACTCATCATCTACAAAGATGGAGAGTTTCAATACGAATAG
- a CDS encoding DVU0298 family protein: MSRFRRVKKDVRALLVDTEWKERLGELEEFPPGVLVPPLFSLRLDRNELVRWRAVTAFGLTAGRMAEASMEKARVLMRTCMWYMNEESGNLGWGIPHFMAEAMVINERIAKEFHKIFVSYIFCDEECDGNFLDHPELRRDVFWGLARLAGVRPGLVSHGERFVMMALDEVDPYNRAYAAWTLGVLGVKAAKAKLVALKNDPEEIRTFQNSELRDVSVGQMVSEALDALNTSGCQKPLAE; this comes from the coding sequence ATGTCTCGATTTCGCCGTGTTAAAAAAGATGTTCGTGCCCTGTTGGTCGATACAGAGTGGAAGGAGAGGTTGGGAGAATTGGAAGAGTTTCCTCCGGGAGTTTTAGTCCCCCCACTTTTTTCCCTGCGTTTGGACAGGAACGAGCTGGTGAGGTGGCGAGCGGTCACGGCATTTGGCTTGACGGCTGGAAGAATGGCTGAAGCATCCATGGAAAAGGCTCGTGTCCTCATGCGGACCTGTATGTGGTATATGAATGAGGAGTCCGGCAATCTAGGATGGGGAATTCCTCATTTCATGGCCGAAGCTATGGTCATAAACGAAAGAATAGCCAAAGAATTTCATAAGATTTTTGTTTCCTATATCTTTTGTGATGAGGAATGTGATGGCAACTTTCTTGACCATCCCGAGCTGCGTCGTGATGTCTTTTGGGGCTTGGCACGTCTTGCGGGAGTGCGACCTGGACTTGTTTCGCACGGGGAGCGTTTCGTGATGATGGCTCTGGATGAAGTCGATCCGTACAACCGAGCCTATGCTGCTTGGACCCTTGGAGTGCTTGGGGTAAAGGCGGCGAAGGCGAAGCTTGTAGCGCTGAAAAATGATCCCGAGGAGATTCGTACTTTCCAGAATAGCGAGTTGAGGGATGTTTCAGTAGGGCAGATGGTCTCCGAAGCTCTCGATGCACTGAACACGTCCGGCTGTCAGAAACCCTTGGCAGAGTAG
- a CDS encoding tetratricopeptide repeat protein → MEHFDNIDDYISDLKGKLQNNPSCGNTHYNLGVAYLSRRDFVEAEREFLDAVANSPKMAEGYVQLGGIALQRGDLEGCLNYNIRATQERPFFAVPWGNIGFVQLQLGDLDKAHLALKKALKLDHDFIQAQATMSSLFISMGDYEEADKLLKKILDKIPNFGPAWNNKAIVDAHFEQWEDAKKCLAKAEEYGFDVEPELKKEIESK, encoded by the coding sequence ATGGAACATTTCGATAACATTGACGACTATATCTCCGATCTCAAGGGCAAGTTGCAAAACAACCCCAGCTGCGGCAATACCCACTATAATCTGGGCGTAGCCTACCTGTCTCGCCGCGACTTTGTCGAAGCAGAACGCGAATTTCTGGATGCTGTGGCGAATTCTCCGAAAATGGCTGAAGGATACGTGCAGCTCGGTGGCATCGCTCTGCAACGAGGTGATCTTGAAGGGTGCTTGAACTACAACATCCGCGCCACTCAGGAGCGTCCTTTCTTTGCCGTTCCCTGGGGAAATATCGGGTTTGTCCAATTGCAGTTAGGCGATCTGGACAAGGCTCATCTGGCACTGAAAAAGGCTTTGAAGCTCGATCACGATTTCATTCAGGCCCAGGCAACCATGTCTTCTCTCTTCATCAGTATGGGGGATTACGAGGAAGCAGATAAATTGCTCAAGAAGATTCTCGATAAGATTCCCAATTTTGGCCCGGCCTGGAATAATAAAGCTATTGTCGATGCCCACTTCGAGCAATGGGAAGATGCCAAGAAGTGTCTTGCAAAAGCAGAAGAGTACGGATTTGACGTGGAGCCGGAATTGAAAAAAGAAATAGAGTCAAAATAG
- a CDS encoding molybdopterin biosynthesis protein — protein MSDRNIYLKTIPPEEAVQRAKEALNRGTLLTTEVIPTHEAFNRVTAAPVIARYSSPTFHSAAMDGIAVRAESTFMAREDSPTELNHDDGFVFVNTGNPLPEGMNAVIMIENVTQKDEVTVLIDSPAFPWQHIRRIGEDIVATELLMPQNRKLTPSDLGALLSAGIYEIEVAEKIKATFLPTGDEVLNFLDKPAPQAGQVIESNSQVFKAYAESWDIQAQWSSPVPDDEETLRGRVLDCLEAGDHIVVVGAGSSAGSKDYSRRVFESIGSVLVHGIAVMPGKPTLIGITDERSGHPGRLLIGAPGYPVSAIVCHEKILAPLVAWLQGGSPVERMTTPITLARKTPSKAGMREALRLAAGRIGESIVGAPLARGAGMITTMTKAQAVAYIPEDVEGVEAGETINAELLVPKAELDRVLVHVGSHDNTLDLLANELMGMADPMRLVSSHAGSMGGLTALKSGSALFAGAHLFDPVSNDFNFPFIDRYLKGIDVTVINLAIRHQGLIVAKGNPLDIKGMEDLTREDVIFINRQRGAGTRILLDHHLKGAGITPRDVRGYDNEEFTHMAVAVNVLTGAASCGLGIYAAAKALDLDFVPLAHERYDLLIPSIFMEDERIQTLMTLIRSKSVQEKIARLGGYEVPLTGQIMEPGIGLGQS, from the coding sequence ATGTCTGACCGAAATATTTATCTTAAAACAATTCCACCGGAAGAAGCCGTACAACGAGCCAAGGAAGCCTTGAACCGAGGCACCCTGCTGACGACTGAGGTCATTCCCACACATGAAGCGTTCAATCGGGTGACCGCTGCCCCTGTTATCGCCCGTTACTCCTCTCCGACTTTCCACTCAGCCGCCATGGATGGCATTGCCGTCAGGGCCGAATCCACTTTCATGGCTCGCGAAGACAGCCCAACCGAACTCAACCACGACGATGGATTCGTGTTCGTCAACACAGGCAATCCCCTGCCCGAGGGCATGAACGCGGTCATCATGATCGAAAATGTGACCCAGAAAGACGAAGTCACAGTCCTCATAGACAGCCCGGCCTTTCCCTGGCAGCACATTCGCCGCATAGGAGAAGACATCGTCGCCACCGAACTCCTCATGCCACAAAACAGGAAACTGACACCAAGCGACCTTGGTGCGCTCCTGTCCGCAGGTATCTACGAAATTGAAGTTGCTGAAAAAATTAAAGCGACATTTCTTCCGACAGGCGATGAGGTCTTGAATTTCCTCGATAAACCAGCTCCACAGGCAGGTCAGGTTATCGAGTCCAATTCACAGGTTTTCAAGGCCTATGCCGAATCCTGGGACATACAGGCCCAGTGGAGTTCCCCGGTTCCCGATGATGAGGAAACACTTCGCGGCAGGGTTCTCGACTGCCTGGAAGCCGGAGATCATATAGTGGTCGTGGGTGCCGGCTCCAGTGCCGGGAGTAAAGATTACTCCAGACGGGTCTTTGAATCCATAGGTTCAGTCCTTGTTCACGGTATCGCTGTCATGCCGGGAAAGCCAACTCTGATTGGCATCACCGACGAACGCAGCGGCCATCCAGGACGTTTACTCATAGGAGCGCCAGGCTATCCTGTTTCAGCCATCGTGTGTCATGAAAAAATTCTTGCACCGTTGGTTGCGTGGCTTCAGGGAGGCTCCCCTGTCGAACGAATGACCACCCCCATCACACTGGCTCGAAAAACCCCTTCAAAGGCAGGGATGCGAGAGGCTCTTCGACTTGCTGCGGGCCGTATCGGCGAGTCCATTGTTGGTGCGCCACTGGCGCGCGGGGCGGGGATGATCACCACCATGACCAAGGCCCAGGCCGTTGCCTACATCCCGGAAGACGTTGAGGGAGTGGAAGCAGGCGAAACGATCAATGCCGAACTTCTCGTTCCCAAAGCGGAATTGGACCGGGTTCTGGTCCATGTGGGGAGCCATGACAACACGCTTGATCTTCTCGCCAATGAGTTGATGGGCATGGCTGACCCGATGCGTCTGGTCTCCAGTCATGCCGGTTCCATGGGCGGCCTGACTGCGCTCAAATCTGGCTCCGCGCTCTTTGCCGGGGCACACCTTTTCGACCCAGTCAGCAACGACTTCAACTTTCCCTTCATTGACCGTTACCTCAAAGGGATTGATGTCACAGTCATCAATCTCGCCATCCGTCACCAGGGATTGATTGTCGCCAAAGGCAATCCCCTGGACATCAAGGGTATGGAAGACCTGACCAGGGAGGATGTGATTTTCATCAATCGTCAGCGTGGTGCCGGTACCCGGATTCTCCTGGATCATCATCTCAAAGGAGCGGGCATCACCCCTCGTGACGTCCGGGGATATGACAATGAAGAATTCACGCATATGGCCGTGGCTGTCAACGTCCTTACCGGAGCCGCCTCCTGTGGTCTCGGCATCTATGCAGCCGCCAAGGCGCTTGACCTCGACTTTGTGCCTTTAGCCCATGAGCGATACGACTTGCTGATTCCGAGTATTTTCATGGAAGATGAACGGATTCAGACCCTTATGACCTTAATCCGTTCAAAGAGTGTCCAAGAGAAGATAGCCAGACTTGGCGGATATGAAGTCCCCTTAACCGGGCAGATCATGGAACCGGGGATCGGATTGGGTCAATCCTGA
- a CDS encoding tetratricopeptide repeat protein, producing the protein MAKKIDKSRRNFLFGAVRRIKNEKSDGPTASTAEAVDTIKQANALYVDGQWEHARLKYKECIECDKNDADVRYRCGVCLYKVGKYRQAKLEFERTLRIQREYKDALLYLGLTLVRLERPEKATALWRQYFNPQAVPVQRELNLQLGMMEQGILDPPETIALAVEKAIDEAGDGVG; encoded by the coding sequence ATGGCAAAGAAGATAGACAAGTCCCGTCGTAATTTCCTGTTCGGAGCCGTACGGCGCATCAAGAATGAAAAGTCCGATGGTCCCACGGCTTCGACCGCCGAGGCTGTAGATACCATCAAGCAGGCCAATGCTCTGTATGTTGACGGGCAGTGGGAACACGCCCGCCTTAAATACAAGGAATGCATCGAATGTGATAAGAATGATGCAGATGTTCGCTACCGATGTGGAGTGTGTCTGTACAAGGTCGGCAAATACCGCCAGGCAAAGCTGGAATTCGAGCGAACTCTTCGAATCCAGAGGGAATACAAGGACGCACTTCTCTATCTTGGGCTGACGCTTGTCCGCCTTGAAAGGCCGGAAAAGGCTACCGCTTTATGGAGGCAATATTTTAATCCTCAGGCCGTGCCGGTGCAGCGAGAATTGAACTTGCAGCTCGGTATGATGGAGCAGGGAATCCTTGATCCGCCTGAAACCATCGCTCTTGCCGTGGAAAAAGCCATTGACGAGGCTGGGGATGGCGTCGGCTGA
- a CDS encoding YkgJ family cysteine cluster protein, translating into MALDFTEYFERYEAVVADVDAVFKKFETEMGELVKCGKGCSDCCYALFDITLPEAIFINKKFNENFSGLERSVIMERADQADRQIHKLKRRVYRASQEGRSASEILMEVSKARVRCPMLGDDNLCAIYDFRPITCRLYGVPTSIGGEAHTCNQAGFKGGEKYPTVNMDIVIDKLIAIGRDLQKGVNSRYKELGEMLLPLSMALVTEYDEAYLGVQKEAATEGAPPEKATKPAVGIKAPDAAESDACASCSESKSACETCETKTVVLGGK; encoded by the coding sequence ATGGCGCTTGACTTTACTGAATATTTTGAAAGGTACGAAGCCGTGGTCGCAGATGTGGACGCAGTCTTCAAGAAGTTTGAAACCGAGATGGGTGAATTGGTGAAATGTGGTAAGGGGTGCAGCGATTGTTGCTACGCCCTGTTTGATATCACCTTGCCTGAAGCCATTTTTATTAATAAAAAATTCAATGAAAATTTCTCGGGTCTCGAACGAAGCGTCATCATGGAACGTGCCGACCAGGCCGATAGACAGATTCACAAACTGAAACGTCGCGTCTACAGGGCGAGCCAGGAAGGGCGTTCAGCTTCGGAAATTCTGATGGAGGTTTCCAAGGCTCGTGTTCGCTGCCCCATGTTAGGCGATGACAATCTGTGCGCCATCTATGATTTTCGGCCCATCACATGCCGTCTCTATGGGGTGCCGACATCCATAGGCGGCGAAGCTCATACCTGCAATCAGGCCGGATTCAAGGGTGGTGAGAAGTATCCCACTGTGAATATGGATATCGTCATTGACAAGCTTATTGCTATTGGGCGTGATTTGCAAAAGGGTGTCAACAGCCGCTATAAGGAGCTGGGCGAGATGCTGCTGCCACTGTCCATGGCACTGGTGACCGAGTATGACGAAGCGTATCTTGGCGTACAGAAGGAGGCTGCGACCGAGGGGGCGCCCCCCGAGAAAGCGACCAAGCCAGCCGTGGGAATCAAAGCGCCTGATGCCGCTGAAAGTGATGCCTGTGCATCCTGTTCTGAAAGCAAATCAGCCTGCGAGACCTGCGAGACCAAGACCGTCGTGCTCGGCGGCAAGTAA
- a CDS encoding ferredoxin has product MGYAITIDNDKCTGDGECVDVCPVEVYELQDGKAVAVNEDECLGCESCVEVCESDAITIEEN; this is encoded by the coding sequence ATGGGCTACGCTATCACTATCGACAACGACAAATGTACCGGCGACGGCGAATGTGTTGATGTCTGTCCTGTTGAAGTTTACGAACTTCAGGACGGCAAAGCCGTTGCAGTGAACGAAGACGAATGTCTCGGTTGTGAGTCTTGCGTCGAGGTTTGCGAATCTGACGCTATCACCATCGAAGAGAACTAG